The following are encoded together in the Zingiber officinale cultivar Zhangliang chromosome 8A, Zo_v1.1, whole genome shotgun sequence genome:
- the LOC122010722 gene encoding protein CHUP1, chloroplastic-like: protein MTKIRMQQLDTATTPQISSSRIAFTGERPGGRPWKRQRRLRRGCSRLRACVSKELGSERSMTNPLVFRFGFALAISIAGFAVVYRRSRTRRLPSRPRSFSGAESPSVCKSAVIGLKELRLLNGVTTAFTKVVTSTSTITTSITTTRTTSSSFLFFEFDRKKSENQEDGAMQEEITKLRNQVWSLQENERGLELQLLEYYGMQEQEAAVRELENQIKINSVQAKLNSLKIESLLADNQKLRAQLIDYSRARGESDIPETEN from the exons ATGACTAAAATTAGGATGCAACAACTGGATACGGCGACGACGCCGCAAATCTCCTCCTCGCGCATTGCCTTCACCGGAGAGAGACCGGGAGGCCGTCCGTGGAAGCGGCAACGTCGTCTTCGTCGCGGATGTAGTCGGCTAAGGGCGTGCGTTAGCAAAGAGCTAGGCAGCGAGAGATCGATGACGAATCCCCTCGTTTTCCGGTTTGGCTTCGCTCTTGCAATATCCATCGCTGGATTCGCCGTCGTCTACCGCCGGTCTCGAACCCGACGACTCCCATCTCGCCCTCGTTCCTTTTCCG GTGCCGAGTCTCCATCAGTTTGTAAGTCTGCCGTAATTGGTCTCAAAGAACTCCGACTTCTAAATGGA GTCACAACAGCTTTTACAAAGGTCGTCACCAGCACATCCACAATCACCACCTCGATCACAACCACTAGGACGACCTCctcgagcttccttttctttgAGTTCGATCGAAAGAAATCGGAGAATCAAGAAGACGGGGCAATGCAGGAAGAGATAACAAAACTGAGGAACCAGGTTTGGTCCCTCCAAGAGAATGAGAGGGGCCTGGAACTCCAATTGCTGGAGTACTACGGGATGCAAGAGCAGGAGGCTGCTGTCAGGGAGCTCGAGAACCAAATCAAGATCAATTCGGTCCAGGCCAAATTAAACTCTTTAAAGATTGAATCTTTGCTCGCCGACAACCAGAAACTCCGAGCTCAGTTGATTGATTACTCGAGAGCC AGAGGAGAAAGCGACATCCCTGAAACGGAGAATTGA
- the LOC122011589 gene encoding uncharacterized protein LOC122011589: protein MWKGREEKETAMRRHRWLRQIGILLRCFEAASAVLLLSWSSDRAPAAARLTADFFRRLAAILLSPRFVFLIGNAIVLLLFSKSHQRYSSHSLSASAADIYQEFLESRGSGGHLPCSQAPSSSPHEEAIYDDKEVCIETPAYQRSRSERTRRRRGARPGLRRAATDLGLAKGTKLVQDHEDEKAAEASDAEEFRRVVEAFIAKQTRFLREEECSAAVSLSPTPTLSEHHKAVSLFNN, encoded by the coding sequence ATGTGGAAGGGGCGAGAGGAAAAGGAGACGGCGATGCGGCGACACCGCTGGCTCCGCCAGATCGGCATTCTGCTCCGCTGCTTCGAGGCTGCCTCTGCCGTCCTCCTCCTCTCCTGGTCCTCCGACCGCGCTCCTGCTGCAGCTCGCCTCACCGCCGACTTTTTCCGCCGCCTCGCCGCCATCCTCCTCAGTCCCCGATTCGTCTTCCTCATCGGCAACGCCATCGTTCTCCTCCTCTTTTCCAAATCCCACCAACGGTACTCTTCGCACTCCCTCTCCGCTTCCGCCGCCGATATCTACCAAGAGTTCCTCGAGAGCCGCGGTAGCGGCGGCCACCTACCCTGCTCCCAGGCGCCGTCGTCGTCGCCGCATGAAGAAGCGATCTACGATGACAAGGAGGTTTGCATCGAGACGCCGGCGTACCAAAGGAGCCGGTCTGAGAGAACGAGGCGGCGACGGGGCGCGCGGCCTGGGCTCCGGCGGGCTGCGACGGATTTAGGATTGGCGAAGGGGACGAAGTTAGTCCAGGATCACGAAGACGAGAAGGCGGCGGAGGCATCAGACGCGGAGGAGTTCCGGCGAGTTGTCGAGGCGTTCATCGCGAAGCAAACTAGGTTTCTCCGCGAGGAGGAATGCAGCGCTGCTGTCTCGCTCTCGCCCACGCCCACCTTATCGGAACACCACAAGGCAGTCTCGCTGTTCAATAACTAG